A portion of the Bacillus thuringiensis genome contains these proteins:
- the ylbJ gene encoding sporulation integral membrane protein YlbJ, with the protein MYEKWKTAFLTISTLFLTFSLVLHPQAALQASIRGLNIWWEVVFPSLLPFFIIAELLISIGVVKFIGVILEPLMRPLFRVPGIGGFVWAMGMASGFPAGAKLSARLRKSNLLTQIEAERLVSFTNSSNPLFIFGAVSIGFFNNPKLGIILAAAHYLSNFAVGLIMRFYGHNTAYKNNKHTTKKRPFQNPFLILHETRLQEKRPIGKLLGDAIVSSIQTLLMIGGFIILFSVLNKMITVFHITATLSFIMQHILSFFQLSTDFSMPILSGIFEMTLGSQMISQINETPLLQQAMVTSFILAFSGLSIQAQVASILAETDIRFKPYFFARIIQSILAPIFTFIFWTPFYEKVSSFSPMQKDIPVFLSKHPSILHEIWTSFIHYGPIFTLFCLYLYVILLFFRTYKEKPRSL; encoded by the coding sequence ATGTATGAAAAATGGAAAACCGCTTTCCTTACCATATCAACGCTATTTTTAACCTTTTCTCTTGTACTCCACCCCCAAGCCGCTTTGCAAGCTTCTATTCGCGGGTTAAATATATGGTGGGAAGTTGTATTCCCTTCACTACTACCGTTTTTCATCATTGCAGAACTTCTAATTAGTATCGGTGTTGTAAAATTTATTGGCGTTATATTAGAACCACTCATGCGCCCACTTTTTCGCGTTCCAGGGATAGGTGGATTCGTTTGGGCGATGGGAATGGCTTCAGGTTTCCCTGCAGGCGCCAAATTAAGCGCTAGGCTACGAAAAAGCAATCTTTTAACTCAGATTGAAGCGGAACGCCTCGTTTCTTTCACAAATTCTTCTAATCCACTTTTTATTTTCGGTGCTGTGTCTATCGGTTTTTTTAATAATCCGAAATTAGGGATTATATTAGCGGCTGCCCATTATTTAAGTAACTTTGCTGTCGGATTAATTATGCGTTTTTACGGCCATAATACCGCTTACAAAAATAATAAACACACTACAAAAAAACGACCCTTTCAAAACCCTTTTTTAATTCTTCACGAGACACGCTTACAAGAAAAAAGACCAATCGGAAAATTACTTGGGGATGCTATTGTTTCTTCTATTCAAACATTACTTATGATTGGCGGATTTATTATTTTATTCTCTGTGTTAAATAAAATGATTACTGTATTCCACATTACAGCAACTCTTTCTTTTATTATGCAACATATTTTATCATTCTTCCAACTAAGTACAGATTTTAGTATGCCTATATTATCAGGTATTTTCGAAATGACACTCGGAAGCCAAATGATTAGTCAAATAAATGAAACACCCCTCTTACAACAAGCTATGGTAACAAGCTTCATTTTAGCATTTAGCGGTCTTTCTATTCAGGCACAGGTTGCTAGCATATTAGCTGAAACAGACATCCGATTTAAACCCTATTTTTTCGCACGAATTATTCAAAGTATTCTTGCCCCTATTTTTACATTTATATTTTGGACACCATTTTATGAGAAAGTGAGTTCTTTCTCACCTATGCAAAAAGATATTCCTGTATTTTTATCCAAGCATCCTTCTATACTACATGAAATTTGGACATCTTTTATACATTACGGACCAATTTTTACATTATTTTGTCTATATTTATATGTTATTTTATTATTTTTTCGCACGTATAAAGAAAAACCCCGTTCACTTTAA
- the coaD gene encoding pantetheine-phosphate adenylyltransferase, with protein sequence MTSIAISSGSFDPITLGHLDIIKRGAKVFDEVYVVVLNNSSKKPFFSVEERLELIREATKDIPNVKVDSHSGLLVEYAKMRNANAILRGLRAVSDFEYEMQITSMNRKLDENIETFFIMTNNQYSFLSSSIVKEVARYGGSVVDLVPPIVERALKEKFQTPLK encoded by the coding sequence ATGACAAGTATAGCTATTTCTTCAGGAAGTTTTGATCCAATTACCCTAGGGCATCTGGATATTATTAAAAGGGGAGCAAAAGTATTTGATGAGGTATATGTAGTTGTTTTAAACAATTCATCAAAAAAACCGTTCTTTTCAGTCGAAGAGCGCTTAGAATTAATTCGTGAAGCAACAAAGGATATCCCGAATGTGAAAGTAGATTCACATAGTGGATTATTGGTGGAGTATGCAAAAATGCGTAATGCAAACGCGATATTACGTGGTTTACGAGCGGTATCTGATTTTGAATACGAGATGCAAATCACTTCTATGAATCGAAAATTAGATGAAAACATTGAAACCTTCTTTATTATGACGAACAACCAATATTCATTTTTAAGCTCGAGTATTGTGAAAGAAGTTGCGAGATATGGAGGAAGTGTAGTAGATCTTGTGCCTCCTATTGTAGAGCGTGCTTTAAAAGAAAAGTTTCAAACCCCGTTAAAGTGA
- the rsmD gene encoding 16S rRNA (guanine(966)-N(2))-methyltransferase RsmD, which yields MRVVSGKCKGHPLKAVPGNTTRPTTDKVKESIFNMIGPYFDGGIALDLFGGSGGLGIEALSRGIDKAIFVDRDSKAIKVIHQNLESCRIQEQAEVYRNDAERAVKALIKREMSFDLILIDPPYKEQKIVSLISVMDQHGLLHSDGLIMAEHGNDVVLPDSIGGLAKVRAENYGITAISIYKYEGEGTE from the coding sequence ATGAGAGTAGTTTCAGGAAAATGTAAAGGACACCCACTTAAAGCGGTTCCTGGTAATACAACACGTCCAACGACAGATAAAGTAAAAGAATCTATTTTTAATATGATAGGTCCTTATTTTGATGGTGGTATCGCCCTTGATTTATTTGGGGGTAGTGGTGGTCTGGGAATTGAGGCTTTGAGCAGAGGGATCGATAAAGCAATTTTTGTTGATCGGGATAGTAAAGCGATAAAAGTAATTCATCAAAATTTAGAAAGTTGTAGAATACAGGAGCAAGCTGAAGTATATCGAAATGATGCGGAACGTGCAGTAAAGGCGCTTATAAAACGTGAAATGTCATTCGATCTTATATTAATAGATCCACCATATAAAGAGCAAAAAATTGTATCTTTAATTAGTGTAATGGATCAACATGGATTGCTACATAGTGATGGATTAATTATGGCAGAGCATGGTAATGATGTAGTTTTACCTGATTCCATAGGGGGGCTTGCCAAAGTGCGGGCTGAGAATTATGGTATTACAGCGATATCGATTTATAAGTATGAAGGTGAGGGGACGGAATGA
- a CDS encoding YlbG family protein, with protein MFGQRQSMIVYLHSLKHAKILRKYGNIHYISKRLKYAVVYCDMEQIEHMMHKLNKLPFVKKIEQSYRPYLKTEFENSRPDRAKEYDYS; from the coding sequence ATGTTCGGGCAACGACAAAGTATGATTGTTTATTTACATTCATTGAAACATGCCAAGATTTTAAGGAAATATGGTAACATACATTACATATCAAAACGATTAAAATATGCTGTAGTATATTGTGACATGGAACAAATTGAGCATATGATGCATAAGTTGAACAAACTTCCTTTTGTGAAAAAGATAGAACAGTCGTATCGCCCGTATTTAAAAACGGAATTTGAAAATTCCCGTCCTGATCGAGCAAAAGAATACGATTATAGCTAA
- a CDS encoding YlbF family regulator — protein MIVATLESVLILDKAEQLAKAIICSDIAEDYRKYYRELHEDMELQTLIQQFTAMKERYEEVQRFGKYHPDYTTVSMKMRELKRSVDLHDKVAAFKRAETALQKLLDEVSVAIGSEVSSSIKVPTGNPFFDAGGCGGGCGTGGGCGCKKTG, from the coding sequence ATGATTGTAGCGACGCTAGAAAGCGTATTAATATTAGATAAGGCAGAGCAGCTTGCAAAAGCGATTATCTGTTCAGATATAGCAGAAGATTATCGTAAGTATTATAGAGAATTACATGAAGATATGGAACTTCAGACGTTAATTCAGCAATTTACAGCGATGAAAGAACGGTATGAGGAAGTACAGCGTTTTGGAAAATACCATCCTGACTATACTACCGTGTCGATGAAAATGAGAGAATTAAAGCGTTCTGTGGACTTACATGATAAGGTTGCAGCTTTTAAAAGAGCAGAAACTGCTTTGCAGAAGTTATTAGACGAAGTTAGTGTAGCAATCGGTTCGGAAGTGTCTTCTTCCATTAAGGTGCCAACAGGAAATCCATTCTTTGATGCTGGTGGCTGTGGTGGAGGTTGTGGTACTGGCGGAGGTTGTGGTTGTAAAAAAACGGGGTGA
- a CDS encoding histidine phosphatase family protein: MTEICLVRHGQTDWNFQEIIQGREDIPLNEVGKKQASQSAAALQEETWDIIISSPLIRAQETANEIAKAAGLQSILLDERFVERNFGEASGKPVAAVRELIAEGKVEGMEQDEEIVARCFAALEDVATTHFGKRIIIVAHSHAIKAILHAIEPDEITFKTPLKNACISYVKQNSGKWDVLKYNIAEHINV; this comes from the coding sequence ATGACGGAAATTTGTTTAGTACGACATGGACAAACTGATTGGAACTTTCAAGAAATTATTCAGGGGCGAGAAGATATTCCGCTTAATGAAGTTGGTAAGAAGCAAGCGAGTCAAAGTGCAGCTGCTTTACAAGAAGAAACGTGGGATATTATTATAAGTAGCCCGTTAATTAGAGCGCAAGAAACGGCTAATGAAATCGCAAAGGCAGCTGGATTACAATCGATTTTATTAGATGAGCGATTTGTTGAACGGAATTTTGGAGAAGCTTCAGGGAAGCCAGTTGCGGCTGTTAGAGAGTTGATTGCTGAGGGTAAAGTAGAAGGTATGGAGCAAGATGAAGAGATTGTAGCTCGTTGTTTTGCTGCTTTAGAAGATGTTGCAACAACTCATTTTGGCAAACGTATTATTATTGTTGCTCACTCACACGCGATAAAAGCGATTTTACATGCCATTGAACCAGATGAAATTACATTTAAGACACCATTAAAAAATGCGTGTATTAGTTATGTGAAACAAAATAGTGGGAAATGGGATGTTCTTAAATATAATATAGCGGAACATATTAATGTATAA
- a CDS encoding YlbE-like family protein, which produces MRAEIMEFIKADEDLSRYIREQPYWYRKLTRNPEEKEAFELAAMQHFKKTIPDKVEKFQNQLAVASIMIDMFQYMKQQNAT; this is translated from the coding sequence ATGAGAGCAGAAATTATGGAGTTTATAAAGGCTGATGAGGATTTATCTCGCTATATTAGAGAGCAACCGTACTGGTATAGAAAATTAACGCGAAATCCTGAAGAAAAAGAGGCTTTTGAGTTAGCGGCGATGCAACATTTCAAAAAAACAATACCAGATAAAGTGGAAAAATTTCAAAATCAATTGGCCGTTGCTTCGATCATGATTGATATGTTTCAGTATATGAAGCAACAAAATGCAACCTAA
- a CDS encoding YlbD family protein, giving the protein MPTTKGPLHPSVQQFKEFVNHHPKMVHEVRSGHKTWQQFYEEWYLLGEEDPIWATYRPDGAPAFSSVKENKKEKDNRTEEEKTADVMGQMLSFFKKLDVEQMQNHLANVTSAIGSVQQVIQQFQGNRTQQEQSTSENNPFFFQKD; this is encoded by the coding sequence ATGCCAACAACAAAAGGACCGTTACATCCATCGGTTCAACAGTTTAAAGAATTTGTAAACCATCACCCTAAAATGGTTCATGAGGTTAGAAGTGGTCACAAAACTTGGCAACAATTTTATGAAGAATGGTACTTACTTGGTGAAGAAGATCCAATATGGGCAACTTATAGACCCGATGGAGCGCCTGCGTTTTCTTCGGTAAAAGAAAATAAGAAAGAAAAAGATAATCGAACTGAAGAGGAAAAAACTGCTGATGTGATGGGGCAAATGCTTTCTTTTTTTAAAAAGTTGGACGTGGAACAAATGCAGAACCATTTAGCCAATGTGACGAGTGCTATTGGGAGCGTGCAACAAGTTATTCAGCAATTTCAAGGTAACCGTACGCAGCAAGAACAAAGTACTTCAGAAAATAACCCGTTTTTCTTTCAAAAGGATTAG
- a CDS encoding CAP domain-containing protein: MKKLLRIVMITILILAVDLYGKLLVSQYILTPSQSKQENKIVKKKKQIKEDSSDTVLNMIGEDSENLLAKWGEPSRIEPSAYGYEWWVYNQDLTQYVQFGVSERKVVTAYAAGEQVKVPPYYINEKYEEVYKKSPLSHEISLKRGKNSYQFELSDTEVMEQPLIPVEDGWAQLYFDQFTHELVGVRYMDDETLLHQRPYQLVYSGELIAEQPLTPEKIKQVENGNMQQIFDLTNIIRSRHKLPLLTWDQETADVAVGHSKDMKDNNYFSHDSPTLGTLGDRLQRGKVGFQLAGENIAAQHSDGIAAVQGWLNSEGHRKNLLNEQFTGLGVGVYDKFYTQNFIRK; this comes from the coding sequence TTGAAGAAATTATTGCGTATCGTAATGATTACAATTTTAATTTTAGCTGTTGATTTATACGGGAAATTACTCGTTTCACAATATATATTAACGCCATCTCAATCAAAGCAAGAAAATAAAATTGTGAAAAAGAAAAAGCAAATTAAGGAAGACTCCTCAGACACTGTTTTAAATATGATTGGTGAAGACTCTGAAAATTTATTAGCGAAGTGGGGAGAACCCTCTCGAATTGAGCCATCTGCATACGGATATGAATGGTGGGTATACAATCAGGATTTAACTCAGTATGTTCAATTTGGAGTTTCTGAACGTAAAGTTGTAACGGCGTATGCTGCTGGTGAACAAGTTAAGGTTCCGCCTTATTATATAAATGAAAAATATGAAGAAGTATATAAAAAAAGTCCGCTTTCGCATGAAATTTCATTAAAAAGAGGGAAAAATAGTTATCAATTTGAACTATCTGATACTGAAGTCATGGAACAACCGTTAATACCTGTAGAAGATGGATGGGCGCAATTGTATTTTGATCAATTTACACATGAGCTTGTTGGTGTTCGTTATATGGATGATGAAACTTTATTACATCAAAGACCGTATCAGCTCGTTTATTCAGGTGAATTAATAGCGGAACAACCATTGACTCCAGAAAAGATAAAACAAGTAGAAAATGGGAATATGCAACAAATTTTTGATTTAACAAATATCATTCGAAGTCGTCATAAATTACCATTATTAACATGGGATCAGGAAACAGCAGATGTTGCTGTTGGTCACAGTAAAGATATGAAAGACAATAATTATTTTTCTCATGACTCACCTACATTAGGTACGCTAGGAGATCGTTTACAGCGCGGGAAAGTAGGATTTCAACTTGCTGGTGAGAACATAGCGGCGCAACATAGTGATGGAATTGCGGCAGTGCAAGGCTGGTTAAATAGTGAGGGGCATAGAAAGAATTTATTAAATGAACAATTTACAGGATTAGGTGTTGGTGTATACGATAAATTTTATACACAAAATTTTATTCGAAAATAA
- a CDS encoding YugN family protein yields MQFTNTKFNGSVVELTLLTEIMENNHFVLAGQWDYERVTYDYKFEILKDVYYLRVQGVAVEGDIGSRHAEVKLLPPLLGKHYYPHGVEYGDDETFPTNVLQKSEQLLQNVEKELKEFQIID; encoded by the coding sequence ATGCAATTTACAAATACGAAATTTAATGGATCCGTCGTTGAATTAACTCTTTTAACTGAAATCATGGAAAACAACCACTTCGTACTTGCTGGACAGTGGGATTATGAACGGGTTACATACGATTATAAATTTGAAATATTAAAAGATGTTTATTATTTACGAGTGCAAGGAGTTGCTGTTGAAGGTGATATCGGCAGCAGACACGCTGAAGTAAAACTACTCCCTCCCTTATTAGGAAAACATTATTATCCTCATGGCGTTGAATATGGTGATGATGAGACTTTCCCAACGAACGTACTTCAAAAAAGCGAACAACTCCTACAAAATGTCGAAAAAGAGTTAAAAGAATTTCAAATTATTGATTAA
- a CDS encoding formamidase, with protein MGSSGSMVKPISGFLTALIQYPVPVVESRADIDKQIQQIIKTIHSTKSGYPGLELIVFPEYSTQGLNTKKWTTEEFLCTVPGPETDLFAEACKESKVYGVFSIMEKNPDGGEPYNTAVIIDPQGEMILKYRKLNPWVPVEPWKAGDLGLPVCDGPGGSKLAVCICHDGMFPEVAREAAYKGANVLIRISGYSTQVSEQWMLTNRSNAWQNLMYTLSVNLAGYDGVFYYFGEGQVCNFDGTTLVQGHRNPWEIVTAEVYPELADQARLGWGLENNIYNLGSRGYVATPGGVKENPYTFVKDLAEGKYKVPWEDEIKVKDGSIYGYPVKKTIHS; from the coding sequence ATGGGTAGTAGTGGAAGTATGGTAAAGCCGATTAGTGGTTTTTTGACAGCGTTAATTCAATATCCAGTACCAGTAGTAGAGTCACGTGCAGACATTGATAAACAAATTCAACAAATCATAAAAACAATTCATTCGACTAAATCAGGTTACCCTGGATTAGAATTGATAGTATTTCCTGAATATAGCACACAAGGGCTCAATACAAAAAAATGGACTACAGAAGAATTTTTATGTACAGTGCCTGGGCCAGAAACCGACTTATTTGCTGAGGCATGCAAAGAATCTAAAGTATATGGTGTTTTTTCAATAATGGAAAAAAATCCTGATGGTGGAGAACCGTATAATACAGCAGTTATTATTGATCCACAAGGTGAAATGATTTTGAAGTATCGTAAGCTAAATCCTTGGGTGCCAGTCGAGCCTTGGAAAGCTGGAGATTTAGGCTTACCTGTTTGTGATGGACCTGGAGGAAGTAAATTAGCTGTTTGTATTTGTCATGATGGCATGTTCCCTGAAGTAGCTCGTGAAGCGGCCTATAAAGGAGCAAATGTCTTGATCCGTATTTCTGGATATAGCACACAAGTTAGTGAACAATGGATGCTAACCAATCGTTCAAATGCATGGCAAAATTTAATGTATACATTGTCGGTAAACTTAGCGGGTTATGATGGTGTATTTTATTACTTTGGTGAAGGACAAGTATGTAATTTTGATGGGACTACTTTAGTACAGGGGCATCGAAATCCTTGGGAGATTGTGACTGCTGAAGTATATCCGGAACTAGCAGATCAGGCTAGATTAGGATGGGGATTAGAAAATAATATATATAATCTAGGGTCAAGGGGATATGTAGCAACTCCTGGTGGGGTGAAAGAAAATCCATATACGTTTGTAAAAGATTTAGCTGAAGGTAAATATAAGGTTCCTTGGGAGGATGAGATTAAAGTAAAAGATGGATCTATTTATGGATATCCAGTAAAAAAAACGATTCATTCTTAG
- the ctaG gene encoding cytochrome c oxidase assembly factor CtaG: protein MSNLWIFGFQALWSPIFLLFMLSILIGYFLIIGPYRMRFENATKVSKKQIIYFTTGIVLLYFVKGGPIDLIGHIIFSAHMFEMAVMYIAVPPLLLLGIPIWLYRYITSFKFVQIILKVFAKPLIALFVFNGLFSFYHLPVVFDTVKQSQIAHPICLTILFFTAIMMWWPMLNPLPEYQTLSDIKKLGYMFANGILLTPACALIIFATAPLFATYTDPAAWMKAMELCVPAGTLSDLNITGPEFLHWMPVVQDQQTGGIIMKIVQEIVYGTIIGYVFFRWARREREKDKEQLQQLPPYLQTK from the coding sequence ATGAGTAACTTATGGATATTTGGTTTTCAGGCTCTATGGAGTCCAATTTTTTTATTATTTATGCTTTCGATTCTTATTGGGTACTTCTTAATTATTGGGCCTTATAGAATGAGATTTGAAAATGCGACGAAGGTAAGTAAGAAGCAAATTATTTATTTTACGACTGGTATTGTTCTTTTGTATTTTGTAAAGGGAGGGCCTATTGATTTAATTGGCCATATTATATTTAGTGCTCATATGTTTGAAATGGCAGTCATGTATATTGCAGTTCCACCGTTACTGTTGCTTGGTATACCAATTTGGTTATATCGTTACATTACTTCTTTTAAGTTCGTTCAAATTATATTAAAGGTATTTGCTAAACCACTTATTGCATTGTTTGTATTTAACGGCCTGTTTTCTTTTTATCATTTACCAGTTGTTTTTGATACGGTAAAACAAAGTCAAATTGCTCATCCTATTTGTCTCACTATATTGTTTTTTACAGCAATCATGATGTGGTGGCCGATGCTAAATCCGTTACCAGAATATCAAACGTTAAGTGATATAAAGAAACTTGGTTACATGTTTGCTAACGGTATATTATTAACGCCAGCTTGTGCGTTAATAATTTTTGCGACGGCTCCGTTATTCGCAACGTATACGGATCCAGCCGCTTGGATGAAAGCAATGGAACTATGTGTACCGGCGGGCACTTTATCAGATTTAAATATAACTGGACCAGAATTTTTACACTGGATGCCAGTAGTACAAGACCAACAAACTGGTGGTATCATAATGAAAATTGTCCAGGAAATAGTGTACGGTACAATTATAGGCTATGTATTCTTTAGATGGGCACGTAGAGAGCGTGAAAAGGATAAGGAGCAGTTGCAGCAATTACCACCTTATTTGCAGACTAAGTAG
- the ctaF gene encoding cytochrome c oxidase subunit IVB has translation MAIKQTNNPKVDLVYRKRKSAEEMKHQVITFALMIFLTLVAFVAVAYPKTFSPTFSVPFILLLAVVQVIFQLYYFMHMSHKGHEAASFFLYSGLLIGLITILAFMTIVWV, from the coding sequence ATGGCGATAAAGCAAACGAATAATCCTAAAGTTGATCTTGTTTATCGGAAGAGAAAAAGTGCGGAGGAAATGAAGCATCAAGTTATTACGTTTGCATTAATGATTTTTTTAACATTAGTTGCATTTGTAGCAGTGGCGTATCCAAAAACTTTTAGTCCGACTTTCTCGGTGCCATTTATTTTACTATTAGCAGTGGTACAAGTGATTTTTCAATTGTATTATTTTATGCATATGAGTCATAAAGGACATGAAGCGGCAAGTTTCTTTCTTTACTCTGGTCTGCTAATAGGGTTAATTACAATTTTAGCTTTTATGACAATCGTGTGGGTTTGA
- the ctaE gene encoding cytochrome c oxidase subunit III yields the protein MHVDEKLTNETFPAEPEKATLEGKNKFVGFWLFLGGETVLFASLFGTYLALKNSTNGGPTSQEMFQMPLVFIMTMLLLTSSLTSVYAMYHMKNFNFKKMQLWLLVTVLLGLGFLGFEIYEFYHYTHEFKHTMRSSAFGSAFYALVGTHGLHVLFGLCWILTLIFRNAKRGLNLYNAPKFYVASIYWHFIDVVWVFIFTVVYLMGMVG from the coding sequence ATGCATGTAGATGAAAAATTAACGAATGAAACATTTCCAGCAGAGCCTGAAAAAGCAACCCTTGAGGGGAAAAATAAGTTTGTCGGCTTTTGGTTATTTCTTGGAGGCGAAACAGTGTTGTTCGCTTCCTTGTTTGGCACATATTTAGCGCTAAAGAATTCTACAAATGGTGGACCAACATCTCAAGAGATGTTCCAAATGCCGCTCGTTTTCATTATGACGATGCTTTTATTAACGAGTAGCTTAACGAGTGTATATGCGATGTACCATATGAAAAACTTTAACTTTAAGAAAATGCAACTTTGGTTACTAGTAACTGTATTGCTAGGTTTAGGTTTTTTAGGGTTTGAGATATATGAGTTTTATCATTATACACATGAATTTAAGCATACTATGAGAAGTAGTGCGTTTGGCTCTGCGTTTTATGCTCTTGTTGGTACACATGGACTCCACGTATTGTTTGGATTGTGTTGGATTTTAACATTAATCTTTAGAAATGCGAAGAGAGGTCTAAATTTATACAATGCACCGAAGTTTTATGTTGCATCGATTTATTGGCACTTTATTGACGTAGTTTGGGTGTTTATTTTCACTGTAGTATATTTAATGGGAATGGTGGGATAA
- the ctaD gene encoding cytochrome c oxidase subunit I, translating to MGAVIWDYLTTVDHKKIAILYLIAGGLFFVIGGIEALFIRLQLAIPNNAFLVGDAYNQVLTMHGTTMIFLAAMPLVFAFMNAAVPLQIGARDVAFPFLNSLGFWLFFFGGVFLNLSWFLGGAPDAGWTSYASLALASKGHGVDFYVLGLQISGIGTLIGGINFLVTIINMRAPGMTYMRMPMFTWTTFVTSSLILFAFPPLTVGLGLLMLDRLFGTSFFNPALGGNTIIWEHLFWIFGHPEVYILILPAFGIFSEIFATFSKKRLFGYSSMVFATVLIGFLGFMVWAHHMFTVGLGPVANAIFSVATMAIAVPTGIKIFNWLFTMWGGNIRFTTPMMWAVAFIPSFVMGGVTGVMLASAPADYQFHDNYFVVAHFHYVIVGGVVFGLLAGAHYYWPLMFNKVLNETLGKITFWLFFIGFHLTFFIQHFLGLIGMPRRYYTYLEGQGLEMGNMISSIGAVFMALGTIVLLFNVIKTTVSKEKAGRDPWDARTLEWTMPAPTPEYNFKQLPFVRGLDPFWIEKREGNKEMTAAEPVGDIHMPNPSFSPFVISFGLFIAAFGAMYMQGGKDKFWLLVAIIGLIITFGTMFLRSVIDDHGYHIHKEDLEDKGGKA from the coding sequence ATGGGTGCTGTCATATGGGATTATTTAACGACAGTAGACCATAAAAAGATTGCCATTCTCTATTTAATTGCAGGTGGATTGTTTTTTGTAATAGGCGGAATAGAAGCTCTATTTATTCGCCTTCAATTAGCGATTCCTAACAACGCTTTTCTTGTTGGGGATGCTTATAATCAAGTATTGACGATGCACGGTACAACAATGATTTTCCTCGCAGCTATGCCACTCGTGTTTGCATTTATGAACGCCGCTGTACCACTTCAAATTGGTGCACGTGATGTAGCGTTCCCGTTTTTGAATTCACTCGGATTTTGGTTATTTTTCTTTGGTGGAGTATTTTTAAATTTAAGTTGGTTTTTAGGTGGAGCACCTGATGCAGGATGGACATCTTATGCATCTTTAGCTTTAGCCTCTAAAGGTCATGGTGTTGATTTCTATGTACTCGGTTTGCAAATCTCAGGTATTGGTACATTAATTGGAGGTATTAACTTCCTTGTAACCATTATTAATATGCGTGCGCCAGGAATGACGTATATGCGTATGCCGATGTTTACATGGACGACATTTGTAACATCTTCGCTTATATTATTCGCTTTTCCACCGTTAACTGTAGGATTAGGACTTTTAATGTTAGATCGTTTATTTGGAACAAGTTTCTTTAATCCAGCATTGGGCGGGAATACAATTATATGGGAGCATTTATTCTGGATTTTCGGTCATCCAGAAGTATACATTCTTATACTCCCAGCTTTCGGAATATTCTCGGAAATCTTCGCGACATTTTCGAAAAAACGATTGTTTGGTTATTCATCGATGGTGTTTGCGACTGTATTAATTGGATTTTTAGGATTTATGGTATGGGCGCATCATATGTTTACTGTTGGACTTGGTCCAGTTGCTAATGCTATTTTCTCAGTTGCAACAATGGCGATTGCGGTTCCGACTGGTATCAAAATATTCAACTGGCTCTTTACAATGTGGGGCGGAAATATTCGTTTTACAACACCGATGATGTGGGCAGTAGCTTTCATTCCATCATTCGTCATGGGTGGAGTTACAGGGGTTATGCTAGCATCTGCACCAGCTGATTATCAATTTCATGATAACTATTTCGTAGTAGCACATTTTCATTATGTAATCGTTGGCGGTGTTGTATTTGGTTTACTTGCAGGAGCTCATTATTATTGGCCACTGATGTTTAATAAAGTATTAAATGAAACATTAGGAAAGATAACGTTTTGGCTATTCTTTATCGGTTTCCATTTAACGTTCTTTATTCAGCATTTCCTTGGCTTGATTGGTATGCCACGCCGTTACTACACATATCTTGAAGGGCAAGGGTTGGAAATGGGGAATATGATTAGTTCTATCGGAGCGGTGTTTATGGCTCTTGGGACGATTGTTCTTCTATTCAATGTAATTAAAACGACAGTATCAAAAGAAAAAGCTGGTCGTGATCCGTGGGATGCACGTACATTAGAATGGACGATGCCAGCACCGACACCAGAATATAACTTTAAACAACTACCATTTGTTCGCGGATTAGATCCGTTTTGGATTGAAAAACGTGAAGGTAATAAAGAGATGACAGCAGCGGAACCAGTTGGTGATATTCATATGCCAAATCCTTCGTTTTCACCATTTGTCATTTCTTTCGGATTGTTTATAGCGGCATTTGGTGCAATGTATATGCAGGGCGGAAAAGATAAGTTCTGGTTATTAGTAGCAATTATTGGTTTAATCATTACATTTGGCACAATGTTCCTACGTTCAGTAATCGATGATCATGGATATCATATTCATAAGGAAGATTTAGAGGATAAGGGGGGCAAGGCATAA